The Camarhynchus parvulus unplaced genomic scaffold, STF_HiC, whole genome shotgun sequence genome has a window encoding:
- the LOC115916248 gene encoding EGF-containing fibulin-like extracellular matrix protein 2 encodes MGPPSLLFLLLLLFLGASVAPAAPPDLEEPEDYAECSDGYEWDPETEHCKDVDECALGSPPPCRGSMKCLNHFGGYLCLPRSAALLSPGPGPAPAPPPPPPPPRPAPPPDGRCPPGFGPAPDGTCADVDECAGRPPCRPSQECINVRGGFECRCPPGYRHRDTECVDEDECQFRWCQHSCANSPGAFSCRCHPGFSLGPDGRSCLDVDECSMGARCSQRCLNTFGSFRCRCRPGFALGPDGHRCLDVDECRGGVRCQHRCQNLPGGFSCVCPPGYTEEGGRCKDRDECSEGSHGCGGAQSCLNTFGGHLCAPREVCRGPYVPHPRNNGTCVCPGGVPGCAPRPRWLLHRFLALPQTPEVPTGIFQLRHPPGDPQRLRLRGGPPGTFRLRALTNHSSLLELARPLAGPRQLLLEVELLRPGPRPPPEAPPLTTDGPPPATEGPPPGAWDPPPPTGRGLALLRLHLSVGAHPF; translated from the exons ATGGGCCCCCCCTcgctgctcttcctcctcctcctcctcttcctcggcGCCAGCGTGGCCCCCGCGGCCCCCCCGGACCTGGAGGAGCCCGAGGATTACGCG gAGTGCAGCGATGGTTACGAGTGGGACCCCGAGACCGAGCACTGCAAAG ACGTGGACGAGTGCGCGCTCGGGTCCCCGCCGCCCTGCCGGGGCTCCATGAAGTGCCTGAACCATTTCGGGGGGTACCTGTGCCTGCCCCGCTCGGCCGCGCTGCTcagccccggcccgggccccgcccccgccccgcccccgcccccgcccccgccgcgccccgccccgccccccgaCGGACGCTGCCCGCCCGGCTTCGGCCCCGCCCCCGACGGCACCTGCGCAG ACGTGGACGAGTGCGCGGGGCGCCCCCCGTGCCGGCCCAGCCAGGAGTGCATCAACGTCCGGGGGGGCTTCGAGTGCCGCTGCCCCCCCGGGTACCGGCACCGGGACACCGAGTGCGTGG ACGAGGACGAGTGCCAGTTCCgctggtgccagcacagctgcgCCAACTCCCCCGGCGCCTTCTCCTGCCGCTGCCACCCCGGCTTCAGCCTCGGCCCCGACGGCCGCTCCTGCCTCG atGTGGACGAGTGCTCGATGGGCGCCCGCTGCTCCCAGCGCTGCCTCAACACCTTCGGCTCCTtccgctgccgctgccgccccgGCTTCGCCCTGGGCCCCGACGGGCACCGGTGCCTCG ACGTGGACGAGTGCCGGGGGGGGGTCCGGTGCCAGCACCGCTGCCAGAACCTCCCGGGGGGCTTCAGCTGCGTCTGCCCCCCCGGCTACACCGAGGAGGGGGGGCGGTGCAAGG aCCGGGACGAATGCTCCGAGGGCTCCCACGGCTGCGGgggggctcagagctgcctcaACACCTTCGGGGGGCACCTCTGCGCCCCCCGCGAGGTCTGCCGGGGGCCCTACGTCCCCCACCCCCGAAACAACGG GACCTGCGTTTGCCCCGGGGGGGTTCCGGGctgcgccccccgcccccgctGGCTCCTGCACCGGTTCCTGGCGCTGCCCCAGACCCCCGAGGTGCCCACCGGGATCTTCCAGCTCCGGCACCCCCCGGGGGACCCCCAACGGCTGCGGCTGCGGGGGGGCCCCCCCGGGACCTTCCGGCTGCGG GCGCTGACCAATCACAGCTCGCTGCTGGAGCTCGCGCGCCCCCTGGCGGGCCCgcggcagctgctgctggaggtggagcTTCTGCGTCCGGGGCCACGCCCCCCGCccgaggccccgcccctcacCACGGACGGACCGCCCCCCGCCACAGAGGGACCGCCCCCCGGCGCCTGGGACCCGCCCCCTCCCACTGGGCGGGGCCTGGCTTTGCTCCGCCTCCATCTGTCAGTGGGGGCCCACCCGTTCTAG
- the FIBP gene encoding LOW QUALITY PROTEIN: acidic fibroblast growth factor intracellular-binding protein (The sequence of the model RefSeq protein was modified relative to this genomic sequence to represent the inferred CDS: inserted 1 base in 1 codon), translating into MSSDLDVFVGNTTLIDEEVYRLWLDGHSVAEAVARRLRVGVLEREGTSVAVLQSDTRDHYRTFQMLERLLHAPPRLLQQLLFQIPPERQALLVQRYYAFDEALARELLGKKLSKGTKKELDEVSARTGXGIRSCRRQFDNFKRVFKAVEELRGPLAENIQQLFLLPPALARDYAAIVFFANSRFETGKRRLQFLSFGDFAACAQSMMAHWSQGALAPEAAEPDGDLPKSFLQDLKELKVLVSDKDLLDQHKSLVCAALRGKISVYNELEANFKALSRALVNVGGKLTHARDVRDFFVDLVEKVIEPCRSDKWSPGDLRLFLTHYTAAPRNLPGFRHQALWERYMAAISACLLRMYHE; encoded by the exons ATGAGCAGTGACCTGGACGTGTTCGTGGGGAACACGACGCTGATCGACGAGGAGGTGTACAGGCTGTGGCTGGATGGACACTCGG tGGCCGAGGCCGTGGCCCGGCGGCTCCGCGTGGGGGTCCTGGAGCGCGAGGGCACCTCGGTGGCCGTGCTGCAGAGCGACACCCGCGACCACTACAGAACGTTCCAGATGCTGGAGCGGCTCCTGCACGCGCCCCCccggctgctgcagcagctgctgttccagatCCCGCCCGAGAGACAGGCCCTGCTGGTGCAGAG GTACTACGCCTTCGACGAGGCGCTGGcccgggagctgctgggcaAGAAACTCTCCAAGGGCACCAAGAAGGAGCTGGACGAGGTCAGCGCCCGCACGG TGGGGATCCGCAGCTGCCGCCGCCAG tTTGACAACTTCAAGAGGGTGTTCAAGGCGGTCGAGGAGCTGCGGGGGCCCCTGGCCGAGAAcatccagcagctcttcctgctgccccccGCCCTGGCCCG ggACTACGCCGCCATCGTGTTCTTCGCCAACAGCCGCTTCGAGACGGGCAAGAGGCGCCTGCAGTTCCTGAGCTTCGGGGACTTCGCAGCCTGCGCCCAGAGCATGATGGCCCACTGGAGCCAGGGGGCCCTGG cccccgaGGCGGCCGAGCCCGACGGGGACCTGCCCAAGTCGTTCCTGCAGGACCTGAAGGAGCTGAAGGTGCTGGTGAGCGACAAGGACCTGCTGGACCAGCACAAGAG cctggtGTGCGCAGCCCTGCGGGGGAAGATCTCGGTCTACAATGAGCTCGAGGCCAATTTCAAG gCGCTGTCTCGGGCTCTGGTGAACGTGGGCGGGAAGCTGACCCACGCCCGCGACGTGCGGGATTTCTTCGTGGACCTGGTGGAGAAG gTGATCGAGCCGTGCCGCTCTGACAAGTGGAGCCCGGGGGACCTGAGGCTCTTCCTGACGCACTACACGGCAGCACCCCGAAACCTGCCGGGGTTCAG GCACCAGGCGCTGTGGGAGCGTTACATGGCCGCCATCAGCGCCTGCCTGCTGCGCATGTACCACGAGTGA
- the LOC115916196 gene encoding autophagy-related protein 2 homolog A-like, translating to MGPQNGTPHDFISVLDIDFLELLLSPGSGGDSEGGAAPPWELLVAPARLRGRTCADSAAALARLLQHLGTPPRAAAPPRPPPGTPPAPERPPGQEEPPPGGEQAAPAPINQQDLTDALRDPPGTPPGDPRTPGVSPYPLAGPRAPAHPPRPFRGPAGGAGPAAPPPGAPPPAPACCCATSASPGPCTGGGTSATATPPTGPAPGSSGPAPPRWRCRGGPGRVQEELMELYLGKLWLKALRVLPHPPPPGGVPECCLRVTLTPLRLHIDQDPLIFLRDFAGAFLAHLSPAPGPAPGPAPAPPGVGDPPRPEPPPEPEPEPETPPIYFREFRFTADVPVWLDYRGKRVTMEQGALAGILIGLARLNCSQLRLKRLCHRQGLLGLSRVVSYAVTEWLRDIRCHQLPGLLGGVAPVHAVLRLWRALRDLLLLPLQGGGPGGVTRGVTRGVTRGVTRSGPPGPARRWGWERGC from the exons GCCcccccctgggagctgctggtggcccCCGCCCGGCTGCGGGGCCGCACCTGCGCCGACAGCGCCGCCGCCCTCGCgcggctgctgcagcacctggggacCCCCCCGCGGGCCGCGGCCCCCCCGCGACCCCcgcccgggacccccccggccccggAGAGACCCccggggcaggaggagcccccGCCGGGGGGGgagcag GCCGCCCCCGCCCCCATCAACCAGCAGGACCTGACGGACGCGCTGagggacccccccgggaccccccccggggacccccggACCCCCG gtgtgtccccgtATCCGCTGGCTGGCCCCCGGGCCCCTGCGCATCCTCCCCGGCCATTTCGGGGTCCCGCGGGGGGGGCGGGACCGGCTGCGCCcccccccggggctccccccCCCGCTCCCGCCTGCTGCTGCGCGACCTCAGCCTCACCTGGGCCCTGCACGGGGGGCGGGACTTCGGCAACGGCCACGCCCCcgacag gccccgcccccggcagctcaggccccgcccccccacGGTGGCGCTGCCGGGGGGGCCCCGGGAGGGTCCAGGAGGAGCTGATGGAGCTGTACCTGGGCAAG CTGTGGCTCAAGGCCCTGCGGGTTCTGCCCCACCCGCCCCCccccgggggggtccccgaGTGCTGCCTCAGGGTGACCCTGACCCCGCTGCGCCTGCACATCGACCag GACCCGCTGATTTTCCTCAGGGATTTCGCCGGCGCCTTCCTCGCCCACCTGAgccccgccccgggccccgccccgggccccgcgCCCG ccccccccGGGGTCGGGGACCCCCCCAGGCCGGAGCCGCCCCCGGAGCCGGAGCCAGAGCCAGAGACCCCCCCGATCTACTTCCG CGAGTTCCGTTTCACGGCCGATGTCCCCGTCTGGCTGGATTACCGCGGCAAGCGCGTCACCATGGAGCAG GGCGCCCTGGCCGGGATCCTGATCGGGCTGGCGCGGCTGAACTGCTCCCAACTGCGCCTGAAACGGCTCTGCCACCGCCAGgg gctgctggggctcagccgGGTCGTGTCCTACGCGGTGACCGAGTGGCTCCGGGACATTCGGTGTCACCAGCTgccggggctgctggggggggTGGCGCCGGTGCACGCCGTGCTGCGCCTCT ggcGCGCTCTCCgggacctgctgctgctgccgctgcagggggggggtcccgggggggtgACCCGGGGGGTGACCCGGGGGGTGACCCGGGGGGTGACACGCTCGGGGCCGCCGGGGCCAGCGCggcgctggggctgggagcGAGGCTGCTGA